Sequence from the Candidatus Methylomirabilota bacterium genome:
GGGTGGCGATGATTCGGGCAATTGTGACCGGGGCCGCCGGACGGATGGGGGGGCGAATCCTAGCCCTTGCAAAGGAGGCGGGTGACTTTCAGATCGTCGGGGCGACGGAACGCCCTGGCCATCCCGCCATCGGTCGGGATGTGGGAGAGGTGGCCGGCATCGGACCCCTGGGAGTCAAGGTTGGTAACAGCCTGTCTGAAATCATCTCGGGTACCGATGTCATCATCGACTTCACGGCCCCAGAGGCCTCGATCGCCCATCTCCGAGCGGCGAGCGATGCGGGTGTCGCCATCGTGGTAGGAACCACGGGCCTGAGCAAGGAACAGCTGGAACAGGCCCGTGGTCTCGCGGCAAAGATGTCCTGTGTTATCTCTCCTAATATGAGCGTGGGTGTCAATGTTTTGTTCAAAGTCCTCAGGGAGCTCGCCCACTTTCTCGGTGAAGATTACGAGGTCGAAATCACCGAGGCCCACCATCATTTCAAAAAGGATGCCCCCTCGGGAACCGCGCTCAAGATGGCCCAGGTGATCGCCGAGGCGCTGGGTTGGGACATAGAGCAGGTGGGCATTTACGGCCGGAAAGGTATCGTAGGCGAGCGGCCCAAAAAGCAGATTGGTGTCCATACCATCCGTGCAGGCGATATCGTGGGGGAACACACCGTCCTCTTCGGGGGTATGGGGGAGCGTGTCGAAATCACCCACAGGGCCCACAGCCGTGATAACTTCGCCAGGGGGGGGCTCCGTGCGGCTCGGTTTGTGGTCGAGGCCCCGAAGGGACTCTACGACATGGCGGATGTCCTCGGTCTAAAATAGCCGTTTCAACAATCAGCTATCTATACTGAGCAAGCCATAGGAGGTGAATCGCCCTATGGAGAGACGGTATGCTTATGCGAGCAAGCTCAAACAGCTCCCTCCTTACCTCTTTGCAGAGATCGATCGTCTCAAGCAAGAGGCGGTCGACCAGGGATTAGATATTATCGATCTGGGGGTCGGAGACCCGGATCTTCCCACCCCTCCTCATATTGTGAAGCGGATGGCCGAGTCGACTGCAGACCCCCGGAATCACCGGTATCCCACTTACGAGGGGCTTCTGGTATTCCGGCAGGCG
This genomic interval carries:
- the dapB gene encoding 4-hydroxy-tetrahydrodipicolinate reductase, giving the protein MIRAIVTGAAGRMGGRILALAKEAGDFQIVGATERPGHPAIGRDVGEVAGIGPLGVKVGNSLSEIISGTDVIIDFTAPEASIAHLRAASDAGVAIVVGTTGLSKEQLEQARGLAAKMSCVISPNMSVGVNVLFKVLRELAHFLGEDYEVEITEAHHHFKKDAPSGTALKMAQVIAEALGWDIEQVGIYGRKGIVGERPKKQIGVHTIRAGDIVGEHTVLFGGMGERVEITHRAHSRDNFARGGLRAARFVVEAPKGLYDMADVLGLK